The genomic interval ACCAACCAGTTGTCGCGCTGCATCGGAACTGAGGGCAAAGAGCAACACGCCGGAGGTAGGACGGTCTAAACGATGTACCGGGTAGACCCACTGCCCGATCTGATCACGCAGCGCCTGCAGGGCAAAACGGGTTCCATCCGATATACGAGTACGGTGAACCAGCATGCCGGCGGGCTTGTCGATGGCGATGTAGTGCTCGTCTCGATAGAGAATAGGAAGGTTGGTCATGGCGCAATAATATAGGAAGCAGGTAAGTGCGGGTAAGGTTTTGCGGCAAAGCCCCTCTTGGGGTAAGGTCAACCTAATGAAGGCCGATCCACTCTTATCACTGTGAAACTTCGTACTCAGATCCTGCTGTTCTCCTTTCTGTTCGCTCTGACGCCCCTGCTGTTGGCGGTGCTTATCAATCTACCGCTGGTACTGGAGCGAATGGAGCGCTTCTATCATGAAGCTCACTTGCAGAATCTGCAGGCCGATTTTCGTGATCTTGATCAGCACCTGGCGAGCCGCAACGAGATGGTGCGCCTGCTTACTAAGCTGCCGGCGCCCGGCATCATGCTCGGTAGCGAGAGCCCGACTGAGGATGCCATCGTTGATCTGGCCAGGGCCCAGTACATTCACTGGATAGGGCAGATACTTGCGAGCCAGCTCGATATCGTGCAGATCGTTTTCTTTGATGCCACCGGGCAGGAGCGCTTCTGGCTCGACCGAGATACCGCTGACCAGGCGTGGCAGCCCACCATGCAGCGCCCCACCCGCCCACCGGAGGAGTTTATTGCCACCGGTCTGCAGGGGGAGCCGGGGCAGGTACTGGTCAGTTCCATCAGCCTCGACCCCGAGGCGGGGGCGGTGGACCCACGCAAGTTCATGACCCTGCGACTGATCAGCCCGATTCATCAAGGTGGTGAGGGTGGTCCGGTCGGTGCCGCAATGATCAGTATCGATGTCGGCGGCATGGCGCGCTACTACCGCAATACGCTCTGGGTTCGCGACAACGGGAATTTTCTCACGCACCTGGATCCAGACAGCCCTGACAGCAACGCCTTTGATCGTTTTCCCGGTCTGGAAAAGCTCTTTACCGGCGCCAAAGCCACTCTCTGGGAAGGGAATGGGCAACAGATTATGTGGGTGCCGATGTTTATCACTGAACAGGCGGGAGCACTCTGGGTAGGTAGACAGGTTGACCCTTCCCCTATCGCCGAATTCCGCAATGTGGTCACCCTGCGTGTACTGAGCATCGTTTTTATTCTTATTGTCGCCACCTGGGCCGCTTCCCAGTGGCTGGCGCGACGTGCCAGCCGGGTTAGCCATGAACTCACTGATGGCATTCAACATATCCTTGAGCACGAAGAGGCGGTGGCGTTCAACTGGACCAGCTCTGAGGAGCTGAAAACCCTGGGGGAGAGTCTCTCCCGTCTGGCAGCCGAACATGGTCGCAATACCCGCAACCTGCGCGCTCACGCCAGAGAGCTGGAGGAGTCGAACCGCTATAAATCTCAGTTTCTTGCCAATGTCAGCCATGAGTTGCGCACACCGCTCAACTCCATCCTTCTGCTATCAAAGCTGCTGAGCGGGAAAAACAGCGGCCTCGGCCTTGAACAGCAGAAACAGGCAAAGGTGATCAATGAGGCCGGCACCGACCTACAGACGCTAATCGACAACATTCTCGACCTCTCCCGTATCGAGGCGCGCCGCACTGAGTTCAACTTAGAGAGTATTGAACTAAGCGTTATGCTAAAGGGTTTAATTGAGCTGATGCAGCCGCAATTCGATGCCAAGGGGATCGAATTGCGGCTGGAGATTTTGCCCGACGCACCACAACGTGTGATCTCCGATCCTGACAAGGTCCGGCAGATACTGAAGAACTTTCTCTCTAACTCAGTCAAATTCGCTGACGGCGGCGATGTCTGGATAAGGCTGGCGGCGGAGGGCAAGAGCGACCTCTGTGACTGTGAGCTGCGCATCAGCGTAGAGGATGACGGCATCGGCATCGCCAAAGATAAGCATGATCAGATTTTCGAGGCGTTCAAGCAGGCGGAGGGCTCCACCAACCGGCGTTACGGCGGCACCGGCCTGGGGCTTAGCATCAGCCGCCAGCTGGCCCATCTGCTAGGTGGAAAGATCACCCTGGAGAGCCAGGAGGGAGTCGGCAGCACCTTCTCTCTGCTGCTGCCGCTGGAGTTTGAGCGTGGCCAACTGACAGAGCGAGCCGAGGTCCATCGTGAACAGGATAAGTTACCAGTAGTATCGAGCGAACCTCCACCCGCCAACTTCGGGGGGCAGCAGGTGCTGGTTGTAGATAACAGTGTACAGAACCTGCTTATGATTACCCCGTTGCTTGAGGGCTGGGGCCTGAGGGTAACGGCA from Candidatus Sedimenticola sp. (ex Thyasira tokunagai) carries:
- a CDS encoding ATP-binding protein; this translates as MKLRTQILLFSFLFALTPLLLAVLINLPLVLERMERFYHEAHLQNLQADFRDLDQHLASRNEMVRLLTKLPAPGIMLGSESPTEDAIVDLARAQYIHWIGQILASQLDIVQIVFFDATGQERFWLDRDTADQAWQPTMQRPTRPPEEFIATGLQGEPGQVLVSSISLDPEAGAVDPRKFMTLRLISPIHQGGEGGPVGAAMISIDVGGMARYYRNTLWVRDNGNFLTHLDPDSPDSNAFDRFPGLEKLFTGAKATLWEGNGQQIMWVPMFITEQAGALWVGRQVDPSPIAEFRNVVTLRVLSIVFILIVATWAASQWLARRASRVSHELTDGIQHILEHEEAVAFNWTSSEELKTLGESLSRLAAEHGRNTRNLRAHARELEESNRYKSQFLANVSHELRTPLNSILLLSKLLSGKNSGLGLEQQKQAKVINEAGTDLQTLIDNILDLSRIEARRTEFNLESIELSVMLKGLIELMQPQFDAKGIELRLEILPDAPQRVISDPDKVRQILKNFLSNSVKFADGGDVWIRLAAEGKSDLCDCELRISVEDDGIGIAKDKHDQIFEAFKQAEGSTNRRYGGTGLGLSISRQLAHLLGGKITLESQEGVGSTFSLLLPLEFERGQLTERAEVHREQDKLPVVSSEPPPANFGGQQVLVVDNSVQNLLMITPLLEGWGLRVTAAADSQETLEVLEEDGPFSLVLVDIIMPHSEGCDTISCIRGEVQHQRLPIIALIGEADAQSPCLTAGADNIIAKPIEPKLLKEALAQHLHEEDRD